One Erpetoichthys calabaricus chromosome 9, fErpCal1.3, whole genome shotgun sequence genomic region harbors:
- the LOC114644604 gene encoding zinc finger BED domain-containing protein 4-like produces MPCMAHTLQLALKDAMKQSGASSAVNKARNLIHSVRKSSVANEQMIKRCGRTLIRDCPTRWNSTLDMLKRLLETKATLNEVLDELGIDTLLTSDWAKLENQLKVLEPFGMHTDQLQTDSQSLSEVIPSLLNLEAHLQSTSGEKNLAQALLKCLRQRFTCLLDPISDQFDPVPAAACLMDPTVSLTLQSPELISLKRTAELFVLTEAAKHNHTIEAQQDESTQTVAVSANITVLQKYKYLANKINSLNPENQPWPSESALLEMQKYQEEVRQGDFTGNPLQFWQARVAVYPKLSPVALDLVCAPASQAFVERIFSVCGQLSSGLRNRMTTSLEHRVFLKINRKMYN; encoded by the exons ATGCCTTGTATGGCACACACACTTCAGCTTGCATTGAAAGATGCCATGAAACAATCAGGAGCCAGTTCTGCTGTTAACAAAGCCAGGAACCTTATTCATTCTGTCAGGAAATCTTCGGTAGCAAATGAGCAAATGATTAAAAG GTGTGGCCGAACACTGATTCGTGACTGCCCCACACGGTGGAACAGTACACTTGACATGCTGAAGCGACTTCTGGAAACTAAAGCTACACTTAATGAGGTTCTTGATGAACTCGGGATAGATACACTGTTAACCAGTGATTGGGCCAAGTTGGAAAACCAACTTAAAGTATTGGAGCCATTTGGTATGCACACAGATCAGCTTCAAACAGATAGCCAGTCTCTGTCAGAGGTGATACCTTCCCTGCTAAACCTGGAGGCACATCTCCAGTCAACTAGTGGAGAGAAAAATTTGGCACAAGCTCTTCTTAAGTGTTTGCGCCAACGTTTTACATGTCTGTTAGATCCCATTAGTGACCAATTTGATCCAGTCCCTGCAGCCGCATGTCTAATGGATCCAACTGTCTCTCTAACCCTACAGTCTCCTGAACTAATATCtttgaaaagaacagcagagttaTTTGTATTGACAGAGGCAGCGAAACACAATCACACCATAGAAGCACAACAAGATGAGTCTACACAAACAGTAGCCGTTTCAGCAAACATTACAGtccttcagaaatacaagtacttggctaataaaataaatagcttAAACCCTGAAAACCAGCCTTGGCCATCTGAAAGTGCTCTACTTGAAATGCAGAAATATCAGGAGGAGGTTAGGCAGGGGGATTTTACTGGAAATCCTCTTCAGTTCTGGCAAGCCAGGGTGGCTGTGTATCCTAAACTTAGCCCTGTGGCTTTGGACCTTGTGTGTGCCCCGGCCTCACAAGCATTTGTTGAACGCATATTTTCAGTTTGTGGACAGTTGTCATCTGGATTGCGAAACAGAATGACCACTTCTCTAGAGCACAGAGTTTTCTTGAAAATTAACAGAAAGATGTATAATTGA